One Turneriella parva DSM 21527 genomic region harbors:
- a CDS encoding RNB domain-containing ribonuclease — MMDKQTEKLIDRWLFHAAKSGDLKLPLSRGNERPEPKAENTVPAKKSSRRAKKKNPEVAKAVQVTFDRHTTEALNFLMAAGVVTLKNNQYFIQNQFTGAFSAAKSGVGFVPAASRVEAVVPFAERGGALHRDKVRIRVTGFGRGRMTARVEAIVEPFSGEYLARLSGPARGADELQLAELVDLPDRPYVLVAKSRHAAKKKRKGDADESLIYLTRTTQQKQYMREHSSGGYSRAQAFVFEPSGRAVREDRRGDLERLRLRFMLPEDFGKELIPAKSELNRMVKAEMKNKSRQRVTDRYIFTIDGEDAKDFDDAISVTKRPNGYELDVHIADVSFFVKPGTKLFDEALRRGNSYYLAGGVIPMLPEILSNEFCSLKPKTDRLAFTARMFFDATGRMTGHEIFRSSIFINKRYTYKEAHLDLKKKSSLLAPALELANVLIQRRDREGRIDLNIAEQKAVYDKQGRFRGIDLQQRLDSHRLVEECMLSANQAVANYANRHGIPVLHRNHESMPPEKLEKLNRYLEKYASRLKIRAVDQKEIGRVLAHEGLDPVREVFQFLLLRSFMQANYMPESKGHWGLAFEEYAHFTSPIRRFADLVTHLQLASHLEKQKRTFNMGELEYFGREASRLERIAFEAERSDKKLLAVRSMGNRIGESFNCWLSGFTPDRLFVALTDFPAEGEISAMAVDRRGEIRIIDDFSVYAGKLQKTLSLGDKFKVRLLRADPIEMALQFEPERF, encoded by the coding sequence ATGATGGATAAACAAACTGAAAAACTTATAGACCGGTGGCTGTTTCACGCCGCCAAATCGGGCGATCTGAAGCTGCCATTGTCCCGGGGCAATGAACGGCCTGAGCCGAAGGCAGAAAACACTGTACCTGCGAAAAAAAGTTCGCGCCGGGCAAAAAAGAAGAATCCCGAAGTCGCCAAGGCTGTGCAGGTCACTTTTGACCGGCACACCACCGAAGCGCTGAATTTTCTCATGGCTGCCGGTGTCGTGACGCTGAAGAACAACCAGTACTTCATTCAGAACCAGTTTACCGGGGCATTCAGCGCGGCGAAGTCAGGGGTTGGCTTTGTGCCCGCTGCTTCGCGTGTCGAGGCCGTCGTGCCTTTTGCAGAACGCGGCGGGGCTCTGCACCGCGATAAGGTGCGCATTCGCGTCACGGGTTTTGGCCGTGGCCGCATGACCGCGCGGGTCGAGGCGATTGTTGAACCATTTTCGGGTGAATACCTGGCACGGCTTTCGGGCCCGGCACGAGGGGCCGATGAGCTGCAGCTTGCAGAACTCGTCGACTTACCCGACCGCCCTTATGTACTCGTGGCAAAGTCTCGGCACGCAGCGAAGAAGAAACGCAAGGGTGACGCCGATGAATCGCTGATCTACCTGACCCGAACCACGCAGCAAAAGCAGTATATGCGCGAGCATTCATCGGGTGGTTACAGCCGGGCGCAGGCATTCGTCTTTGAACCTTCGGGCAGGGCGGTGCGTGAAGACCGCCGCGGCGATCTCGAGAGGCTGCGGCTCAGGTTCATGCTGCCCGAAGACTTTGGCAAAGAGCTGATACCGGCAAAAAGCGAGCTGAACCGCATGGTGAAAGCCGAAATGAAGAATAAGTCGCGCCAGCGCGTGACCGACCGCTATATCTTCACGATCGACGGTGAAGACGCGAAAGACTTTGACGATGCAATTTCGGTGACCAAAAGGCCGAATGGCTATGAACTCGATGTGCACATCGCCGATGTCTCGTTTTTCGTGAAACCCGGCACGAAACTTTTCGACGAAGCTTTGAGGCGCGGCAATAGCTATTATCTCGCCGGTGGCGTGATACCGATGCTGCCCGAAATACTGTCGAATGAGTTCTGCAGCCTTAAACCCAAGACAGACAGACTTGCGTTTACCGCCCGCATGTTTTTCGACGCGACGGGCCGCATGACAGGCCATGAAATTTTTCGCTCATCGATATTCATCAACAAGCGCTACACCTATAAAGAAGCGCACCTCGATCTGAAGAAAAAATCGTCATTGCTGGCGCCCGCGCTTGAACTCGCCAACGTGCTGATTCAGCGGCGCGACCGCGAAGGGCGCATTGACCTCAATATCGCCGAGCAAAAGGCCGTCTATGACAAACAAGGGCGTTTTCGCGGCATCGATTTGCAGCAACGACTTGATTCACACCGGCTTGTCGAAGAATGCATGCTGAGTGCCAACCAGGCGGTGGCAAATTATGCCAACCGCCATGGAATTCCCGTGTTGCACCGCAACCACGAAAGCATGCCGCCCGAAAAACTTGAGAAGCTGAACCGCTATCTCGAGAAATATGCCTCGCGCCTCAAGATACGCGCCGTCGACCAGAAAGAGATCGGTCGCGTGCTCGCGCACGAGGGGCTTGACCCGGTGCGCGAAGTCTTTCAGTTCTTGCTTTTGCGGTCGTTCATGCAGGCAAACTACATGCCCGAGTCAAAAGGGCACTGGGGCCTGGCTTTTGAAGAATATGCGCACTTCACGTCGCCGATTCGCCGCTTTGCCGATCTGGTGACGCACCTGCAGCTCGCATCGCACCTGGAAAAACAAAAACGCACCTTCAACATGGGTGAGCTCGAATACTTTGGGCGAGAAGCTTCGCGGCTCGAGCGCATTGCCTTTGAGGCCGAAAGGTCTGACAAAAAGCTGCTCGCTGTCCGTTCTATGGGCAACCGCATCGGTGAATCATTCAATTGCTGGCTAAGCGGATTTACCCCTGACCGGCTGTTTGTCGCCCTGACTGATTTTCCCGCTGAAGGCGAGATCAGCGCCATGGCGGTCGACCGCCGCGGCGAAATTCGCATTATCGATGACTTCAGCGTCTACGCCGGTAAGCTGCAAAAAACGCTCTCGTTGGGCGATAAATTCAAGGTACGGTTATTGCGGGCAGACCCAATCGAGATGGCGCTGCAGTTCGAACCCGAAAGGTTCTGA
- a CDS encoding STAS domain-containing protein yields the protein MHERDGIPCARITAAQLHMYFIPDLKEKLLDTVSSEPDNLIIDLTRVEYLDSSAMGVLFQVQKKMHAYGGALYLVGINATIEMVFKLTKSDQHFTVFADEKAAVAAIQSKR from the coding sequence ATGCATGAAAGAGACGGCATACCGTGCGCGCGCATTACCGCGGCGCAGTTGCACATGTACTTTATTCCCGACCTGAAAGAGAAGCTGCTCGATACGGTGAGCAGCGAACCCGATAACCTGATTATTGATCTCACCCGGGTCGAATATCTTGATTCTTCGGCCATGGGTGTACTGTTTCAGGTGCAGAAAAAAATGCACGCGTATGGCGGCGCCCTCTATCTGGTGGGCATAAATGCCACGATCGAAATGGTGTTTAAGCTGACCAAGTCAGACCAGCATTTCACGGTTTTTGCCGACGAAAAAGCGGCAGTCGCCGCAATTCAGTCAAAACGCTAG
- a CDS encoding RNA polymerase sigma factor, producing the protein MLANEPLLAKDEYDREFEKALDMIYSIGLKLYRGNEDDASDFAQSVYVFALKQLGKFAGRSAFSTWLYRLAWNFGLEDLRRKKRFVTETIENFDIAAHEPETSFDEDEITELRQHIATLPDNYRIPLILLFFENMPYSEISEITGMKEGTLKANVHRAKHILRQKMEK; encoded by the coding sequence ATGCTGGCAAATGAGCCGCTTCTTGCAAAAGACGAGTACGACCGTGAATTCGAGAAGGCTCTCGATATGATCTATTCGATTGGCCTGAAACTCTACCGCGGCAATGAAGACGATGCGTCAGATTTTGCGCAGTCGGTCTACGTCTTTGCTTTGAAGCAACTCGGCAAATTCGCCGGGCGTTCGGCATTTTCAACCTGGCTCTACCGCCTCGCCTGGAACTTTGGCCTCGAAGACCTGCGGCGCAAGAAACGCTTCGTCACCGAAACTATTGAAAACTTCGACATCGCCGCCCATGAGCCCGAAACCTCATTCGACGAAGACGAAATTACCGAATTGAGGCAGCACATTGCCACGCTGCCAGACAATTACCGCATTCCGCTGATCTTGCTATTCTTTGAAAATATGCCATACAGTGAGATATCAGAAATTACCGGTATGAAAGAAGGCACGCTCAAGGCAAACGTGCACCGGGCGAAGCATATCTTGCGCCAAAAAATGGAAAAATGA